One region of Streptomyces sp. CG4 genomic DNA includes:
- a CDS encoding cytochrome P450: MRIPEVTAAGMAAVDLSKVNLFDAAFHAEQDPHTVWAFMREHAPLHRQELPDGRFFWSVTRYDDACRVLGNHQEFTSERGSLLNQLGQGEAAAGKMLVATDPPRHSELRRPLNKLFTGRGLAKSEDRIREAVRALLAPSLDGGEWDLAQRATMLPMAVAGTLMDLPEAHWADLVRSTGMAAAPDDPVFMIRNAHATLAIAHHELFKYFSEQYAARKGAEGDDAIGVLMTMRDGELTLEEVVVNCYSLLLGANATTPHTVAGTVLALLERPEQFRAVRENPALVPSLVEEGLRWTSPASSFLRHAVEDVELSGGVVPRGDAVAVWVGSANRDAGVFPDPYRFDVAREANRHIAFGYGAHYCLGATVARLTLRIFFEELLRTTEDMTLAGEPRHLASNFVAGLTSLAVRVTPRRPQTPLGGHTETALSA, encoded by the coding sequence GTGAGGATCCCCGAAGTCACCGCCGCGGGCATGGCGGCCGTCGACCTGTCGAAGGTGAACCTCTTCGATGCGGCCTTCCACGCCGAGCAGGACCCGCACACGGTCTGGGCGTTCATGCGCGAGCACGCCCCGCTCCATCGCCAGGAACTGCCGGACGGCCGCTTCTTCTGGTCGGTGACCCGCTACGACGACGCGTGCCGGGTACTGGGCAACCACCAGGAGTTCACCTCCGAGCGCGGCAGTCTGCTGAACCAGCTCGGCCAGGGCGAGGCCGCCGCGGGCAAGATGCTGGTCGCCACCGACCCTCCGCGCCACAGCGAACTCCGTCGGCCTCTGAACAAGCTGTTCACCGGCCGTGGGCTGGCGAAGAGCGAGGATCGTATCCGGGAAGCGGTACGGGCCCTGCTCGCACCGTCGCTCGACGGCGGTGAGTGGGATCTCGCCCAGCGGGCCACCATGCTGCCCATGGCCGTGGCCGGGACGCTGATGGACCTGCCGGAGGCGCACTGGGCGGACCTGGTGCGGTCGACGGGCATGGCCGCCGCCCCGGACGACCCGGTCTTCATGATCCGCAACGCGCACGCCACCCTCGCCATTGCCCACCACGAGCTCTTCAAGTACTTCTCCGAGCAGTACGCCGCCCGCAAGGGAGCCGAGGGCGACGACGCCATCGGTGTGCTGATGACGATGCGCGACGGGGAACTCACCCTCGAAGAAGTCGTCGTCAACTGCTACAGCCTGCTGCTCGGGGCGAACGCGACCACCCCGCACACGGTGGCCGGCACGGTGCTCGCCCTGCTGGAACGGCCCGAGCAGTTCCGGGCCGTCCGGGAGAACCCCGCCCTCGTCCCGTCGCTCGTCGAGGAGGGGCTGCGCTGGACCTCACCGGCGAGCAGCTTCCTGCGCCACGCGGTCGAGGACGTCGAGCTCAGCGGAGGCGTCGTGCCCCGCGGCGACGCGGTGGCCGTCTGGGTCGGCTCCGCCAACCGCGACGCGGGCGTCTTCCCGGACCCGTATCGCTTCGATGTGGCACGGGAGGCAAACCGGCACATCGCCTTCGGATACGGGGCCCATTACTGCCTCGGCGCCACGGTGGCACGCCTCACCCTGCGCATCTTCTTCGAGGAACTTCTGCGTACCACCGAGGACATGACCCTGGCCGGCGAACCGCGTCACCTCGCGTCGAACTTCGTCGCCGGCCTCACCAGTCTCGCCGTACGCGTCACACCGCGCCGCCCGCAAACGCCACTCGGCGGTCACACGGAAACGGCACTGAGCGCATGA
- a CDS encoding condensation domain-containing protein: protein MQHTDAGIPAAAATTDLPATLTAILSEHLSGQDVGPDDDFYALGGDSLIALRVVASAQQHGIAMTLKDLLYYPTVRELAAYLSSAQGEPPSVTAQPSAGPASDDGLLAAGDLALVPADVETALPASALQVGIIYLCETSGDPDLYHSVIGWETLAPFDEAVFRSALGRLCDRHAALRTSFDLGTFSEAVQLQWRHIELPLSIERLPESDPAKARELVGAWREHGLQLPLDWSHAPLFRCHVVAQPESFHVAIATHHAVVDGWSYGRLIVDLLELYAAGVKGEEARLPELPATGESDFIVAERALLASTEAADFWHQRADVPPLLFERGQFSGAANAVAKAEFPLGEEVLSGLRSAARTARTSLKSVALAAHVRALSAWTGRQEDLVTGVVVNTRPENAGSDLMVGLYLNTVPLRFASLDESWADLARHAFDLEREAGPYRGFPLAQIESRLERAPFDTVFNFMDFHVYQELPDTVGVETRSWWVRGKPSFPFRVDFEVDGTEAGSRVVVAYDPALLEADGVEQYVRHFESALADAASRAVA from the coding sequence ATGCAGCACACCGACGCCGGCATCCCGGCGGCAGCTGCGACGACCGACCTGCCCGCAACCCTGACGGCCATCCTCAGCGAGCACCTGTCCGGGCAGGACGTCGGCCCCGACGACGACTTCTACGCGCTCGGCGGCGATTCGCTCATCGCGCTGCGGGTCGTGGCGTCCGCGCAACAGCACGGCATCGCCATGACCTTGAAAGACCTGCTCTACTACCCCACGGTGCGCGAACTGGCCGCGTATCTGTCCTCGGCGCAGGGCGAGCCGCCGTCTGTCACCGCGCAGCCCTCTGCCGGCCCGGCGAGTGACGACGGCCTCCTCGCCGCGGGCGATCTGGCCCTCGTGCCCGCGGACGTGGAGACGGCCCTGCCCGCCTCCGCCCTGCAGGTCGGCATCATCTACCTCTGTGAGACCAGCGGCGACCCCGACCTGTACCACTCGGTGATCGGCTGGGAAACTCTCGCCCCGTTCGACGAGGCCGTCTTCCGCTCGGCCCTCGGCCGGCTGTGCGACCGCCACGCGGCGTTGCGCACCTCCTTCGACCTGGGCACCTTCTCCGAGGCCGTTCAGCTGCAGTGGAGGCACATCGAACTGCCGCTGTCCATCGAGCGGTTGCCGGAGTCCGATCCGGCCAAGGCCCGCGAACTGGTCGGCGCATGGCGCGAGCACGGCCTGCAGCTGCCCCTGGACTGGAGCCACGCCCCGCTGTTCCGCTGCCATGTGGTGGCTCAGCCGGAATCCTTCCACGTGGCGATCGCCACCCACCACGCCGTCGTCGACGGCTGGAGCTACGGCCGGCTGATCGTCGACCTTCTGGAGCTGTACGCCGCCGGCGTCAAGGGTGAGGAGGCCCGCTTGCCCGAGCTGCCGGCCACCGGAGAAAGCGACTTCATCGTGGCCGAGCGCGCGTTGCTCGCCTCGACGGAAGCCGCCGACTTCTGGCACCAGCGGGCAGACGTCCCGCCGCTCCTCTTCGAACGGGGTCAGTTCAGCGGGGCGGCCAACGCCGTGGCGAAGGCCGAATTCCCGCTCGGCGAGGAGGTGTTGAGCGGTCTGCGCAGCGCGGCCCGTACGGCCCGTACCTCGCTCAAGTCCGTCGCTCTCGCAGCCCATGTCCGAGCGCTGTCGGCGTGGACCGGGCGCCAGGAGGACCTGGTGACCGGCGTGGTCGTCAACACCCGGCCGGAGAACGCGGGGTCGGACCTGATGGTCGGGCTGTACCTCAACACGGTCCCGCTGCGCTTCGCGTCCCTCGACGAGTCCTGGGCCGACCTGGCACGACATGCGTTCGACCTGGAGCGCGAGGCGGGTCCCTACCGCGGCTTCCCGCTGGCCCAGATCGAGAGCCGGCTGGAGCGGGCTCCGTTCGACACCGTGTTCAACTTCATGGACTTCCACGTCTACCAGGAACTTCCGGACACGGTCGGCGTGGAGACCCGTTCCTGGTGGGTACGGGGGAAGCCCAGCTTCCCCTTCCGTGTCGACTTCGAAGTCGACGGCACCGAGGCGGGCAGCCGCGTCGTCGTCGCCTACGACCCCGCGCTGCTGGAGGCAGACGGCGTCGAACAGTACGTACGGCACTTCGAGTCCGCTCTGGCCGACGCCGCCTCGCGGGCGGTGGCATGA
- a CDS encoding ATP-grasp domain-containing protein, producing MSRGGRTLAVVYDDGAASAGEIGVGLGDLGRVVFLVPDTPHNRLLRPVMENLGDVVALTGSPQEDIDLVRKVAPDAVLTYSERMIRKTAELAQALGLPSHSPDVARALTDKVRQRRILRDRGVDEVRSHPLRSPQEWPAALSAVSLPAIIKPVQGGGSRDTYAVTTDAEAAEVLALLFSGENETGSTEFTVEELLEGRPSLPYGDYVSVESVCTEQGVVHLAVTGKFPLMKPFREPGRFWPANVSADEERAILDLTTRALQALGVTYGLTHTELKLTASGPRIIEINGRLTGHMNLTTRSALGIDLVRIGGLLALGEQPGTGPLDFGGQVHFQFNTMAPTRTCRLERIHGAAEVRRIPGVVGYRTYAKPGTDIPGGVMTYPLDVVWGTCADHPSMIEVVRQALQVLSYDFAFSGGPVRRITAEELTEATITV from the coding sequence ATGAGCCGCGGGGGACGGACCCTGGCCGTCGTGTACGACGACGGCGCGGCGTCCGCGGGAGAGATCGGGGTGGGGCTGGGAGACCTGGGCCGCGTGGTCTTCCTCGTGCCCGACACCCCGCACAACCGCCTGCTGCGCCCGGTCATGGAGAACCTGGGTGACGTCGTCGCGCTGACCGGCTCGCCCCAGGAGGACATCGACCTCGTACGGAAGGTGGCCCCGGACGCGGTCCTCACCTACAGCGAGCGGATGATCCGCAAGACGGCCGAGCTGGCGCAGGCGCTGGGACTTCCCTCGCACTCCCCGGACGTGGCCCGCGCCCTGACGGACAAGGTGCGCCAGCGCCGGATCCTGCGCGACCGAGGCGTCGACGAGGTCCGCTCCCATCCGCTGCGCTCGCCGCAGGAGTGGCCGGCCGCGCTGTCGGCGGTGTCCCTGCCCGCGATCATCAAGCCCGTCCAGGGCGGCGGCAGCCGTGACACCTATGCCGTGACGACGGACGCCGAGGCGGCGGAGGTGCTGGCGCTGCTCTTCTCCGGGGAGAACGAGACCGGCTCCACCGAGTTCACCGTCGAGGAGCTGCTGGAGGGCAGGCCGAGTCTGCCCTACGGCGACTACGTGTCGGTGGAGAGCGTGTGCACCGAGCAGGGCGTCGTCCACCTGGCCGTCACGGGCAAGTTCCCGCTCATGAAGCCGTTCCGGGAGCCCGGCAGGTTCTGGCCCGCGAACGTGTCCGCGGACGAGGAGCGAGCGATCCTGGACCTCACCACCCGTGCGCTCCAGGCCCTCGGTGTGACGTACGGCCTCACCCACACCGAACTGAAGCTGACGGCGTCCGGCCCCCGCATCATCGAGATCAACGGCCGGCTGACCGGCCACATGAATCTCACGACGCGGAGTGCGTTGGGGATCGACCTGGTACGTATCGGGGGGCTGCTGGCGCTGGGCGAGCAGCCCGGCACAGGGCCGCTCGACTTCGGCGGGCAGGTGCACTTCCAGTTCAACACCATGGCTCCGACTCGGACATGCCGGCTGGAGCGCATCCATGGGGCCGCCGAGGTCCGCCGGATACCGGGAGTCGTCGGGTACCGCACCTACGCCAAGCCGGGCACGGACATTCCCGGGGGCGTCATGACGTATCCGCTCGACGTCGTCTGGGGCACTTGCGCTGATCACCCGTCCATGATCGAGGTGGTGCGGCAAGCGCTCCAGGTGCTGTCGTACGACTTCGCCTTCTCCGGCGGACCGGTCCGACGCATCACGGCCGAGGAACTCACCGAGGCCACGATCACCGTATGA
- a CDS encoding YdcF family protein: MRRRTGLAMAGVAALAWGEWLNWRWSRVLVGNSEGASEAVVVLGYRNPQATANLINRWRVRAGIRSVSADRAQGTRVVFSGGATSGGAAEAQLMAAYAKSVLEFDGTVLLEDRSSTTWENITNVIPLIEDVDRIKIASQPAHALKARAYLRRQRPDLAERLVRADDYRPGEWTVVKPLLALYGLWTLRGLKADERKVSL; this comes from the coding sequence ATGCGGCGAAGGACAGGACTGGCGATGGCTGGGGTTGCGGCCCTGGCCTGGGGCGAGTGGTTGAACTGGCGCTGGTCTCGGGTTCTCGTGGGGAACAGCGAGGGCGCATCCGAGGCCGTGGTGGTGTTGGGGTACCGGAACCCCCAAGCTACGGCGAACCTCATCAACCGCTGGCGAGTCCGTGCCGGGATTCGCTCCGTCTCCGCCGACCGTGCGCAGGGGACTCGCGTGGTCTTCAGCGGTGGTGCGACAAGCGGTGGCGCCGCGGAGGCCCAGTTGATGGCTGCCTATGCGAAGTCGGTGCTTGAGTTCGACGGCACAGTGCTCCTCGAAGACCGAAGCAGCACGACATGGGAGAACATCACGAACGTGATCCCACTGATCGAGGACGTCGACCGCATCAAGATCGCCTCCCAACCGGCTCACGCGCTCAAGGCTCGTGCCTACTTGCGGCGGCAGCGCCCTGATCTTGCCGAGAGGCTGGTTCGCGCGGACGACTACCGCCCTGGCGAGTGGACGGTCGTCAAACCGCTGCTGGCTCTTTATGGACTTTGGACCCTTCGCGGTCTCAAGGCCGACGAACGGAAGGTCTCGCTGTAG
- a CDS encoding CHAT domain-containing protein, protein MSFPNRPPGGGEDFRRGNEMFLRYERTRRPADLDRAVDAYFRAVGSDSTRTAWWRNLAVALLRRFTSTGSVDACDQAIAALGSAMDTTGADPLVSPDLWQMLGLAWNARFEETADLSSLDESIKAYRNSLNPGAPDPTTLQYLSSAVWHRFERTGQHSALEAAVTMYHEAIAAFPEGHPEFAALLENAGIALRTRFEHTSRPEDLTEAISLARRSAAVTAPDDPRLFARLVNLAGALMYRFELLPEMALLNEAIASFQSAAESLPDGHAERAGVLSNLAGALLTRAWRLDDAGDLDLAIGLFREATSLPDGGCHLVNLASALTMRYKRTREHRDLNEAITVGRRAVADDGSGPQLDVLASALLLRAAQDGASDALDEATDLLRRCLARTPEGSPLRAHSLLSLGRAWEKRSPVSAEALDSYRQAASIPHAPVHLRIEAALSRSRIGGAVQDWTEAAAGAELAVELLPHVARQDLTRIDQEYGLGRWGGIAAHAAACALQLGDARRALRLLEQGRGILLSRVLGDEDTESAEATPLDGTVVLINTTHLRSDALILTPEGVSSVALPDFTDIATHLARFVGAVEAGGGRHGLRERQRAQQVIHAELAWLWDTVTGPVLEHLGLTGRPEDGGEWPRIWWARASLLADLPLHAAGHHDERDAPHPRTVMDRVVSSYTPTVRMLRRLRAASTGPVNDPRLLVVAVPEAAGAPTLPGVLQEAASLAELTSADLLVGGRATHAAVEAALETHAFVHFACHGVSDPDEPSSSRLLLHDRPLTVLDLSKLNLTGAKLAYLSACETSRVALELADEAIHITTAFQLAGYPQVIGTLWRIEDTLAREVAESVYRALHAAGFDPSRTAFALHTEVRALRDRYVRTPTLWAAHIHAGA, encoded by the coding sequence GTGAGTTTCCCGAATCGGCCGCCAGGAGGTGGGGAAGACTTCCGGCGCGGCAACGAGATGTTCCTGCGCTACGAACGGACTCGCCGTCCTGCCGACCTCGACCGGGCCGTGGACGCCTACTTTCGAGCGGTCGGCAGTGATTCGACACGAACCGCGTGGTGGCGCAACCTGGCGGTCGCGCTGTTACGCCGGTTCACTTCGACTGGCTCCGTCGATGCTTGTGACCAGGCCATTGCCGCGCTCGGCTCGGCGATGGACACGACCGGCGCCGATCCCCTGGTGTCGCCCGACTTGTGGCAGATGCTCGGGCTGGCCTGGAACGCCAGATTCGAAGAGACCGCCGACCTGTCGAGCCTGGACGAATCGATCAAGGCATACCGCAATTCCTTGAACCCGGGCGCGCCGGACCCGACCACCCTCCAGTACCTGAGCAGCGCTGTATGGCACCGCTTCGAGCGCACGGGTCAGCATTCCGCGCTCGAAGCCGCTGTCACGATGTATCACGAAGCCATCGCCGCATTCCCCGAAGGCCACCCGGAATTCGCCGCCTTGCTGGAGAACGCGGGTATCGCGCTGCGGACCCGCTTCGAGCACACGAGCAGGCCGGAGGACCTGACCGAGGCGATCTCCTTGGCTCGGCGCTCCGCCGCCGTTACCGCACCGGACGATCCACGGCTGTTCGCGCGCCTGGTCAACCTCGCGGGGGCGCTGATGTACCGATTCGAGCTGCTCCCCGAAATGGCGCTACTGAACGAGGCCATCGCCTCGTTCCAGAGCGCCGCGGAGTCATTGCCGGACGGGCATGCCGAACGTGCGGGTGTTCTCAGCAATCTGGCAGGTGCCCTGCTGACGAGGGCCTGGAGGCTGGACGATGCCGGCGATCTGGACCTGGCCATCGGCCTGTTCCGGGAGGCGACGAGCCTGCCCGACGGCGGATGCCACCTGGTGAATCTCGCATCGGCCTTGACGATGCGGTACAAGCGCACCCGCGAACACCGTGACCTGAACGAGGCGATCACCGTCGGCCGGCGGGCCGTGGCGGACGACGGAAGCGGCCCGCAACTGGACGTCCTGGCCTCAGCACTGCTTCTGCGGGCTGCCCAGGACGGAGCGTCCGACGCCCTGGATGAGGCCACCGACCTGCTGCGACGCTGCCTGGCCCGCACGCCGGAGGGCAGTCCACTCCGTGCGCACAGCTTGCTTTCTCTCGGGCGCGCGTGGGAGAAGCGGTCTCCTGTGTCCGCCGAAGCTCTCGACTCGTACCGTCAAGCGGCGTCGATTCCCCACGCGCCGGTCCACCTGCGGATCGAAGCGGCGCTGAGCCGGAGCCGCATCGGTGGCGCGGTTCAGGACTGGACCGAGGCAGCCGCCGGCGCCGAGCTCGCCGTCGAGTTGCTCCCTCATGTGGCGCGCCAGGACCTCACCCGCATCGACCAGGAATACGGGCTCGGCCGGTGGGGAGGCATCGCGGCGCATGCGGCGGCCTGCGCCCTGCAGCTCGGCGACGCACGGCGTGCGCTGCGACTCCTCGAACAGGGCCGCGGCATCCTGCTGTCCCGGGTACTGGGCGACGAGGACACGGAGTCGGCCGAGGCCACCCCGCTCGATGGCACCGTCGTGCTGATCAACACGACGCATCTGCGCAGCGACGCCCTGATCCTCACGCCCGAAGGCGTGTCCAGCGTGGCACTGCCCGATTTCACTGACATCGCCACGCACCTGGCACGGTTCGTCGGTGCCGTCGAAGCAGGGGGAGGCAGGCACGGGCTCCGTGAGCGGCAACGCGCCCAGCAGGTGATCCATGCGGAGTTGGCCTGGCTCTGGGACACCGTGACAGGGCCCGTGCTCGAACACCTGGGCCTGACCGGCCGGCCCGAGGACGGCGGGGAGTGGCCGCGGATCTGGTGGGCACGGGCAAGCCTGCTGGCGGACCTGCCACTGCACGCGGCTGGTCACCACGACGAACGCGACGCACCCCACCCGCGGACCGTTATGGACCGGGTCGTCTCGTCGTACACCCCGACCGTGCGCATGCTGCGGCGGCTCAGGGCCGCGTCAACCGGCCCGGTGAACGACCCGAGACTGCTGGTGGTGGCCGTGCCCGAGGCAGCCGGCGCACCCACACTGCCCGGCGTGCTCCAGGAGGCGGCCTCGCTCGCGGAACTGACCTCCGCCGACCTGCTCGTCGGAGGTCGGGCGACCCATGCCGCTGTCGAAGCCGCGCTGGAGACGCACGCGTTCGTGCACTTCGCCTGCCATGGCGTCAGCGACCCGGACGAACCATCGTCCAGCCGACTGCTGTTGCACGACCGCCCTCTCACCGTGCTGGACCTGTCCAAGCTGAACCTCACCGGCGCCAAACTCGCCTACCTCTCCGCCTGTGAAACCTCTCGGGTTGCCCTGGAACTGGCGGACGAGGCGATCCACATCACCACGGCGTTTCAGCTCGCGGGCTATCCGCAGGTAATCGGCACGCTGTGGCGGATCGAGGACACCCTGGCCCGCGAGGTCGCCGAATCCGTCTACCGAGCGTTGCACGCCGCCGGCTTCGACCCGAGCCGTACGGCCTTCGCCCTGCACACGGAAGTACGTGCCCTCCGCGACCGGTATGTACGGACCCCGACCCTGTGGGCCGCCCATATCCACGCCGGCGCCTGA
- a CDS encoding acyl-CoA dehydrogenase family protein: MADQLLFNPRTYDPAHFDPETRRLLRATVDWFEERGKRRLIEDYRTRAWLGDFLAFAAKENLFATFLTPSSAAGEEEPDKRWDTARIAALNEILGFYGLDYWYAWQVTILGLGPVWQSDNAAARARAAELLTQGEVFAFGLSEKAHGADIYSTDMLLEPDGNGGFRATGSKYYIGNGNAAGLVSVFGRRTDVEGPDGYVFFAADSRHPAYHLVKNVVDSSKFVSEFRLEDYPVTAEDVLHTGRAAFDAALNTVNVGKFNLCTASIGICEHAMYEAVTHAHNRILYGRPVTAFPHVRRELTDAYVRLVGMKLFSDRAVDYFRSAGPDDRRYLLFNPMTKMKVTTEGEKVIDLMWDVIAAKGFEKDNYFGQAAVEIRGLPKLEGTVHVNLALILKFMRSHLLDPVEYPGVPTRLDAADDNFLFRQGPARGLGSVRFHDWRPAFETYAHLPNVARLREQADALCEFVTTASPDAEQSRDLDLVLAVGQLFALVVHGQLVLEQAALTGLDEDVLDELFAVLVRDFSGHAVELHGKDSATEQQQEWALGSVRRPVVDEARTERVWLRVEALSGAYEMAP; the protein is encoded by the coding sequence ATGGCTGACCAACTGCTCTTCAATCCGCGCACCTACGACCCCGCGCACTTCGACCCCGAGACGCGCCGCTTGCTGCGCGCCACCGTCGACTGGTTCGAGGAGCGCGGGAAGCGTCGGCTGATCGAGGACTACCGGACCCGCGCGTGGCTCGGTGACTTCCTCGCCTTCGCCGCGAAGGAGAACCTGTTCGCCACCTTCCTGACGCCGTCGTCCGCCGCAGGGGAGGAGGAGCCGGACAAGCGGTGGGACACCGCCCGTATCGCCGCGCTCAACGAGATCCTCGGCTTCTACGGCCTGGACTACTGGTACGCCTGGCAGGTCACCATCCTCGGCCTCGGCCCGGTCTGGCAGAGCGACAACGCCGCCGCCCGCGCCCGCGCCGCGGAACTCCTCACCCAGGGAGAGGTGTTCGCGTTCGGCCTGTCCGAGAAGGCCCACGGCGCCGACATCTACTCCACCGACATGCTGCTCGAACCCGACGGCAACGGCGGCTTCCGCGCCACCGGCTCCAAGTACTACATCGGCAACGGCAACGCCGCCGGACTCGTCTCCGTCTTCGGCCGCCGTACCGACGTCGAGGGCCCCGACGGCTACGTGTTCTTCGCCGCCGACAGCCGTCATCCGGCCTACCACCTGGTCAAGAACGTCGTCGACTCGTCGAAGTTCGTCAGCGAGTTCCGTCTGGAGGACTACCCCGTAACGGCCGAGGACGTCCTGCACACCGGCCGCGCCGCCTTCGACGCCGCCCTCAACACGGTCAACGTCGGCAAGTTCAACCTGTGCACCGCCTCGATCGGCATCTGCGAACACGCGATGTACGAGGCCGTCACCCACGCCCACAACCGCATCCTCTACGGCCGCCCCGTCACCGCCTTCCCGCACGTGCGACGCGAGCTGACCGACGCGTACGTCAGGCTCGTCGGCATGAAGCTGTTCAGCGACCGCGCTGTCGACTACTTCCGCTCCGCCGGCCCCGACGACCGCCGCTACCTGCTCTTCAACCCGATGACGAAGATGAAGGTGACCACGGAGGGTGAGAAGGTCATCGACCTGATGTGGGACGTCATCGCCGCCAAGGGCTTCGAGAAGGACAACTACTTCGGCCAGGCCGCCGTGGAGATCCGCGGCCTGCCGAAGCTGGAGGGCACGGTCCACGTCAACCTGGCGCTGATCCTGAAGTTCATGCGCAGTCACCTCCTCGACCCGGTCGAGTACCCCGGCGTGCCGACCCGCCTCGACGCGGCCGACGACAACTTCCTGTTCCGGCAGGGGCCGGCCCGCGGCCTCGGCTCGGTGCGCTTCCACGACTGGCGCCCGGCCTTCGAGACGTACGCGCATCTACCCAACGTCGCTCGCCTCCGCGAACAGGCCGACGCGCTCTGCGAGTTCGTCACCACGGCCTCCCCCGACGCGGAGCAGAGCCGCGACCTCGACCTCGTCCTCGCGGTCGGTCAGCTCTTCGCGCTCGTGGTGCACGGGCAGCTCGTCCTGGAGCAGGCCGCCCTGACCGGACTCGACGAGGACGTGCTCGACGAACTCTTCGCCGTCCTCGTGCGGGACTTCTCCGGGCACGCCGTCGAACTGCACGGCAAGGACTCCGCGACCGAGCAGCAGCAGGAGTGGGCGCTGGGGTCGGTCCGGCGGCCGGTCGTCGACGAGGCGCGCACGGAGCGAGTCTGGCTGCGGGTCGAGGCGCTGTCCGGCGCGTACGAGATGGCCCCGTAG
- a CDS encoding PadR family transcriptional regulator, with amino-acid sequence MALEHAILVSLLEKPGSGYELARRFERSIGYFWTATHQQIYRVLKRMENDGWVDARDIPQQGRPDKKEYSVADLGRAALSSWLHDPIEPESVRHDLAVKIRGAAFDDPAALIREVERHQQAHRDRLAHYLVGEERDFTGPEARAVAPKAPLDAERELQHVVLRGGIAYERMMIDWLDDVLATLARFGPDS; translated from the coding sequence ATGGCGCTCGAACACGCGATCCTGGTGTCGCTCTTGGAGAAGCCGGGATCCGGCTATGAGCTGGCCCGGCGTTTCGAGCGGTCCATCGGCTACTTCTGGACCGCGACCCACCAGCAGATCTATCGCGTGCTCAAGCGCATGGAGAACGACGGCTGGGTCGACGCCCGGGACATCCCGCAGCAAGGCCGGCCGGACAAGAAGGAGTACTCCGTCGCCGATCTCGGCCGGGCGGCGCTGTCCTCGTGGTTGCACGATCCGATCGAGCCGGAGAGCGTCCGCCACGACCTGGCAGTGAAGATCCGGGGTGCCGCCTTCGACGACCCGGCCGCCCTGATCCGCGAGGTGGAGCGGCACCAGCAGGCGCACCGGGACCGGCTTGCGCACTATCTCGTGGGCGAGGAGCGGGACTTCACGGGGCCCGAGGCAAGGGCGGTCGCTCCCAAAGCGCCGCTCGACGCGGAGCGAGAGCTCCAGCACGTCGTACTGCGCGGCGGCATCGCGTACGAGCGGATGATGATCGACTGGCTGGACGACGTGCTGGCCACGCTGGCCCGGTTCGGCCCGGACAGCTGA